The sequence below is a genomic window from Halarchaeum grantii.
ATCGTCCTCACGGGAATCGTCGCCTACACCGCGCTCGTGCCCGTCGTCTACCTCGTCGGTGTCCGCCTCCTCGGCGACTCGCGAACCGCGCTCTGCGTCGCCGCCGCGTTCACCGTCCTCGACCTCCCCGCCTACTACGCGGTCTACTTCTTCCCGCAGTCGTTCACGCTCGGCCTCCTCCTCGTCGGCTTCTACGCCGTCCTCGCGCTCCGGGCGAGCCGACACACGAGTCGCGTCCGCGAGCACGCCGCCTACGCGGTCGCCCTCGTCGCGACGCTCGTCCTCACCCACCACCTCACGTACGTCCTCCTCGGCGGCGTCCTGCTCGGCCTCGCCGTCGTCGCCGCCCTCCGCGCGCGCCTCCCCCGACTCGTCGGCTGGGACGCCCTCGCGAGCGAGCGCGGCGCGTGGCGCCGCCTCCGGTTCCGCTTCCCGGTCTACCTCGGCGTCCTCGCCGTCCTCGCCTACCTCGTCTACTCGCCGAGCCTCATCCTCTACGCCATCGTCGGCCTCACCGCCCAGATATTCACGGACACCGTCACTGCCGCCGTCTCCGTCGTCTTCACCTACGGCGTGACGCTCCCCGCCGACTCCGTGGCGCGCGCGGTCGGCTGGCTCGCGACGCCCGTCGGGGTCTACTACACGCTCGGCTGTGGCGTCCTCCTCCTCGGCGCCTACGAGTTCCTCGACCGCGCGGAGTCCTACGCGCGCGCCGCGACCGTCCTCGTCGGTGCCACCGGGTTCGCCGTGCTCCTCCTCCCGCTCCCGGTCAGCCTCCCGCAGGGCGAGCGCCTCCAGTTCGTCGTCGTCCTCCTCGCCGTCCTCCCGTTCGGCCTCGGCATCGCGCGCCTCCTCCGCGCGCCGCGCCGCCACGCGCCCGTCGTCCTCGCCGTCGCCGTCGTGGTCGTCGCCGCCTTCGGCGCGAGCGGTGCGTTCACGCGCGCGACCGCCGACGACCTCGGCCACGACGCCGGCGTCTACGTCGAACAGCGAAGCGTCCAAGTGGCGATGAGCGACGCCGAGTACGCCGCCGTCGGCGACGCCGCGCGCTTCCTCGCGCGCCATACGCCGCCGAACGCCACCGCGAGTTCGGACGTCGTCACGCGGCGCGCGTTCGCGTCCGTCCCCGGCTCCGGCGGCGGCGTCGAGGGGGTGAACGCGAGCGCGCGCGGCGTCACCGCGCCCGCCGGCTACGTCGTCACGCGCGAGGTGTGGACGGACTCCTTCGTCCCGACGGCGGAGAGCGACGTCGCCGTCTCCGCGAAACTCCAGTGGTACACCGTCTCCGACGCGCGCTATCGCGTGAGCGTCGCGACGCACGACCGGGTGTTCAGCGCCGCCGGCACGAGCGTCCTCCGAGGGCGAGGCGGCTATCGGCTGTTCGGGAACGGCACCGTCCCGGTGACGGGCGGGCCGGGCGGCTAGCTAGGGGATACGTGACGGCGGCGCGCCGCTCAGAGCGGGAGGTACGTCCGCAGGAACCCGAGGAGGGCGTAGGGATGGGGCGTGATGCGGAGCGCGCGCAGGAAGTACTCGCGGGCGCGCGCCGCCTCGCCGGCGGCCGCGTGCGCCCGCCCGACGTCCGCGTACACCTGCGTGTAGTAGGTGGGGAGGTAGGGCTGGGCGTCGGGGACGCGCTCGCTCACCCGGTAGCCGAAGCGCTTGGACTGCGTGAGGTACGCCTCGGCGTCGATGCCGCGACCCGTGACGCTCCCCGCGTGGTCGCGGTGCGTCGTGAGGTCCGGTCGGAGGCAGACGCCGGCCTCCGTCGCGGCCTCGAGGACGTAGAGGAGGTCCTCGCCGCGCGAGAGGTCGCGGTCGAACGTCGCCGTGACGCGCGCGGTGTCGACGAGCACGGAGGACATCAGGGTCGTGAGGTCGCCGACGAAGACGTCGTGGACGAAGTCGTCCATCGTCCGCGGGTCGCCCTCGACGCAGAGGCCGACGCCCGCGTCCGCCATCGCGTCGAGTTGGCGCTCGAGTTTCTCCGCGTGCCACGTGTCGTCCGCGTCGAGGAAGGCGACGTGGCGGTGCGCGGCGCGCTCGATGCCCTCGTTGCGCGCGGCCGCCGGCCCCTCATCGCCCTCGACGACGACGAGTTCCGTCTCGACGGACTGGGAGTCGACGGAGGCCGTCGCCTCCTCGAGCATCCACGCCGGCGTGTACTCCTCGCTGTACGGGACGACGACGGAGACGGGCGGGTAGTCGGACACGAGCGTTCGCGTGAGGGGAGGGCAGGACGCCACTTAGTCGCTCGCACCCGCCGTCGCGCTCGCCGCGTGGACGCTCTGGCGCGACACGACGCTCACTCTCGTCGTCTTCGCCCTCGCGGCGCTCGCCCTCCTCAAACCGTTCTATCCGAACTTCCGCCGCCGCCGCTCGCCGGAGGTCGGCGGCGAGGAGGGAGGTTAAGCTCGGAGCGCCGCGCGAATCCCGCCGAGCGTCCACCACGCGAGGCGCGCGAGGTTCCCCGGGTCGGCGAGCGCGCGCGCGTCGAGATAGCGCGCGGCCTCGCGGAAGCGGCCCTCGTGGAGGTAGTGGCCGACGAGACCCATCCGGTGGACGCGCTCGACGTCGACGCCGCGCTCGCGGAGGGCGGCGACGAGGCCGGCGTTGCGGTCGAGGTAGCGCCGGTCGTTGCGCGCGTAGGCGTCGGCGGGCGCGTCCCCGGAGTAGTGGACGAGCGCGAGCCGCTCGGGGACGTGCGCGAGGTTGCCGCGCGCGAGCACCCGGAGGACGAGGTCCCAGTCCTCGTAGATGCTGAGGCCCTCGTCGAAGCGCACGTCGGCGAGGGCGTCGCGCTCGACGAGCAGGGTCGAGCCCGGCCCCATGAACACCCGCATCGAGAGCAGGGCCTCCGCGAGTTCGCGCCCGCCCTCCCGGACCGCGTCCGCGCGGAAGACGCGCTCGGAGACGGCGTCGGCGATCCGCGCGCCCGCCGGGAGGTCGGCGCTCGCGTAGTCGCAGTACGCGCCCACCCAGCCCTCGCCCCGCTCCGCGAGGACGGCGAGTTGGCGCTCGAGCTTCCGGGGGAGCCACTCGTCGTCCGAGTCGAGGAAGGCGACGTAGTCGCCGCGGGCGGCCTCGATGCCGGTGTTGCGCGCGGCGCTCACGCCGCGGTTCGTCTCGTGGGCGACGTAGCGGACGCGCGGGTCGTCGTAGGCGCGAACGACGGCGGCCGTGTCGTCGGGCGAGCCGTCATCGACGACGACGACTTCGAGGTCCGCCATCGTCTGCGCGAGGGCGCTGTCGACCGCGCGCGGGAGGACGGCCGCGCGCCGGTAGGCGGGAATCACGACGCTCACGCGCGGGGCGTCCCCGTCGCGTGTATCGTCGATCTCGCTCATTCGGCCATCACGTCCCGGTGGATCTCGCGGACGCGCTCGGCGTGGCGCGCCCACGTCCAGTCGTTTGCGAGGAGGCGGCGATGGCCGCGCTCGCCCATCGCGCGCAGGCCGTCGGGAGAGTCGAGGAGGGCGTCGATGGCGTCCGCGAGCGCGTCCGCGTCGCGCGGCGGGACGAGGATGCCGGTCTCGCCGTCGGCGACCATCTCCGGGACGCCGCCGACGGCCGTCCCGAGGATGGGCGTCTCCGCCGCCATCGCCTCGTACATCACCGTCGGGCGCGCCTCGGTGTGACTCGGGTGGACGAGGAGGTCGGCGGCGACGTGCCAGCGCCGCACCGCGACGGGGTCCATCCGCCAGAAGGCGTGCGTGCCGTGGTGCATCTCGCCGAGTTCGTTCACGAACCACCACCGGAGGTCGCCGTCGTGCCCGATGGCCGCGAGATAGACGTCCTCGCGTTCGAGTTGGTTCAGCGCCGCGACGAGCTCGCGCACGCCCTTCGCGGCCTCGAAGCGCCCGACGTAGAGGAGGACCTTCGTGTCGGGGTCGAGGCCGAGTTCGCGCCGGATGGCCTCCCGTCGGTCGGTCGGGAACTTCGACGGGTCCTCGCCGATGGGCACCGTCTCCACCTTCGAGGCGGGCGCGAAGCGCCGCGCGACCGCCGCGAGTTCGTCGGAGACGGTGAGCACCCGGCTCGCGTAGTCGATGGTCTCGCGAATCCGCGCCTGCACGTCGTCGGTGAAGGAGTCGTAGTTCCGCAGATCACCCGCGTGCGTCATCGCGACGAGCGGGACGTCGTTGTCGCGGCAGTAGTCGAGCGCGCCGTAGCCGTCGAGGTAGACGCCGCAGGTGTGGACGACGTCGTGTGGCGTCTCGAACGTCTCCGGGACGAAACTCGAGAGGCGTCTGCGCATCGAGTTCCCGGAGACGTGGTAGAAGCGCGACTTCGGGAGCGCGTAGAGGAAGCGCGGGTAGTGGACGCGATAGCGGCCCCAGCGCTCGGTTCGCGGGACGTGTCTGTACTCCGAGTAGGGGCCGACCGGGGGCGCGATGGGGGAGGGAGAGACGACGTCGAGGCCGACGCCCGCCTCGCAGAGCGCGTCCAGCGAGCGGTGGTTGAACGGCGTGCGGACTTGGAAGACGTGGCTCGGGTGCTCGACGGCGACCGCGAGCGCGCGGTAATCGGCGGCGTCCGCGTCGGCCTCGGACATATCCACGCAATCGCTGACACGGCGGATAACGCTTCCGGGGACCCCGCCGAGCGCGCGAACGGGGGTAGACGTTTACTCGCGCGGAGACGAGTGTGGCGCATGGACATTCCGGAGGCCGTCTCGGCGGGAAAGGAGGCCGTCTGGCGGACGCTCGCGGAGGCGGACGCCCGCCTCGGCGTCGCGGCGCCGACCTCGCAGAACGTGGTGTTGATGTACCACTCCGTCGGCGGGAGCGCCGGGAACACCGACGGTCGCGTCGTCACCGTCGAGGCGTTCCGCGAGCTGCTCGCGTGGCTCGACGGCCGCTACGAGTTCGTCGACCTCCCGGCCGTGCTCGACGCCGGCGACGGCCCGCGCGTCGCCGTCACGTTCGACGACGCCTACCGGAGCGTCCACCGTCACGCGCTCCCCGTCCTCCGCGAGTTCGACGCGCCCGCCACCGTCTACGTCATCGCCGACCGCGTCGGCGGGGCGACGGAGCGCGGCGTCCCCTACCTCACCGAGGCGCAGATACGGGAGCTCGTCGCCGACGACCTCGTCACGGTCGGCAATCACACGCGCACCCACGCGCGGTTGAGCGCGCTCGACGAGGCCGCCCTCCGCGAGGAAGTCGTCGGCGCCAAGGACGCGCTCGAAGCGCGCTTCGACTGCGACGTCGAGCGCTTTTGCTACCCCTACGGCGACTACACGCCCCGCGTGGTTGACGTCGTCCGCGAGAGCCACGACTACGCGACGGCCGACGACGGGCACGTCGCGCCCGCGACCGACCCGCACCGAATCCCGCGCGTCGATGCCTCCCAGCGGCCGACGGTGGTGCGTTGGGAGCTCACGGGCGCCGCCGAGAGCCTCCGGCGGCGCGTCGGGGGCGCCCCGCAGGGCGAAGGTTATGCCGATACGGGGACACGGATAGCGTAGTGTGTACTCGATGCCATGACCCGAGACCGCTGCGGCCCGCCGCGACGCGCCGTCCTCGGCGCGTCGCTCGCCGCCGCCCTCGGCGCCACTGCCGGGTGCGCGTCCCTCTTCGACGGCGACGACGACGGGGACGACGGGGGTGGCGTCGTGCCTGACGGCGCGCCGCTCACCGAGGGGGTCTTCGCCGCGCTCCGCGACGGCTACGTCGTCGGGATGGCGGACGCGCTCGACGGCGCCGTCTTCGACCCCGAATCCACCGAGACGCCCGTCCAGGACGCGCTCGACGCCGTCGACGCCCGCGGCGGCGGCCGCGTCTACCTCCCGCCGACGCGCGTCACCGAGACCGGCCCCATCCGCCCGCACGCGAACACGGGCGTCGTCGGGTTCGGCATGAACGTCTCCGTCGTCGAAATCACCGGGGCGGGAACGGACGGCGTGCGCTTCGACCGCCCGACGTCCGTCCAGCGCGTCGTCCTTGACGGCTTCGAGCTCAGGGGGCCCGGAGGCAAGCGGGATACCGGCGTCGCCTGCCACTACGTCGACGCGACCGGCGACCCCGCCGACGACCCCGCCGACGTCCACGTCGGCCGCCTCTACTGCCGGCGGTGGGCGAACAGCGTCCTCCGCGTCGAGACGGGCGTCGGCCCCTTCCAGTGTCGCTACGACTTCCTCCGCGCGGACGACTGCGACGCCGGCGCCGAGCGCGCCCTCCTCGACTGGCGCTCCTCGTACGGGCCCGCGAACCGCTTCGGCACCGTCGTCGCCTACCCGGCGGCGGGCGCGAGCGGGCGCGCGTCGACGATACTCGCACAGGACGGCGGCGAGCTCGCGTTCGGCGACGTCACCGTCGGCGGGACCGCCGGCGCGCTCGTCGCCCAGCGCGACGGCCGCCTCCACGTCGAGCGCGCGCACTGGGAGCCCGAGCGCCAGCCCACGACGCCGGACGCGCTCGTCTCGCTCGCCGGGGAGGGGGCCACCCGCGTCGGTGACGTCGTCGTCGACGCCGGCCGCGTCCCCCACGTCTACGAACTCGGCGGCGGCTTCGCGAACAAGCTCCTGCTCGCGCCGGGCGCCGCGCGCGGGCGCGTCACCGACGCCGTCGTCCACGTCACGGGCGGCGCGGCGGCGGGAAGCCGCTCGTGGTACTTCGGCCCGCTCGCGGACGTCAGCGTCGACGGCGGCGTCCCGAACCGCGGCCGCCTGCGCGTCCTCGGCGACGCGGGCGACGGCGTCGCCTAAGCCCGGAACATCCCGATGGCCCAGTGGTGGTCGCCGGTGGCCTGCCAGCCCAGTCCCGGGTTCCCGTCCACCGCGCACCACCACCCCTCGCCGTCGTACCACGGGTCGAACTGGTGTGCGAACCCGGAGCGCCAGCCGAGCGTCTCGCCGCTCGCGGACACCACCGGCGTCTCGCTCGCCGGCCGGTCGCGGTAGGTGTCGGGCGTCAGCGCCGTGATTTCGTAGGCGCACACCGCGCCGCCGTAGTGGTCGGTGCCGTCCTGATAGAACGCGAGCACGCGGTCGTCGCGAACGACCGGTCGCCCGCCCGGCCGGCCGCCCGCAGGCCGCCCGGAGACGACGGGGTTCGCGTCGTGTGCCATCCACGCGCCGTCGAGCGTCGCCGCGTGGTAGGCGTGGACGTCGCGGCCGTCCCCGAGCAGCGCCCACCAGCGCCCCTCCCAGCGGAAGAGCGTGGCGTCGTGGAGGCCGGCGGGGGGCGCGATGAGCTCGGCGACGCGCTCCCAGCCGTAGGGGAACTCGCGGGCGCGGTAGAGCGTCACGGGCGCGGGGTTCGCGGGGTCCTTCGACCACGCGTCCGGAACCATATACTGCTCGCCGCGCCACCGGAAGACGTACGGGTAGGAGAGGTGGTCGTCCGTCGCGAGCACCACCCGGTCGTAGGACCAGTCCGCGCCGTCCTCGCTCGTCGCGTGCGCGATGACGGCCGTCGGCTCCCGGTCGTGGGCGTACACCTCGAAGAAGCAGTGCCACTCGCCGTCGCCGCAGAAGAGGAAGGGGTCGGCGACGCAGTGCGCGCCCGTCACGTCCGTCACGTCCTCGACGGTCAACACCGGTTGGACGACGCCGGGCGCGGGCGCGGGCGAGAGCGGGTCCGACTCGGGCGCCGCCGTCGGGTACGTCGGGACGTCCGGGCCGCCGTGGAGGCCGTCGAGGCTGCCGGCGTCGACGCGTCCGGGCCGGCGCTCCGTCCGCGTGTGGTGGAGGAGTTCGCCGACGCGCCACGCGAGATTTCCCAGCGTCGGCGACGCGCCGAGACGCGAGCGGAGCGCGCGCACGGCGTCGCTCGCGCCCACTCCGCGATCCGCCGACGTGGCGTCGAGACGGCCGCGGGGATGGGTGGTTGGCGTCCCGTCGCCGCGCCGGCCGTCGCCCGTCATCTACTCGCCCCCGCGCTCGCGGCGGCCGCGCTCGCTGTCGGGGTCGAACATGACCGTCTCGCCCGGGCGCGTCGCGCCGTCCGTCGGGAGCTTCACGCCCGCGTTCAGGCTCGTGTTGATCCCCGTCTTCGCGCCGTCGCCCAGCACCACGCCGAGCTTTCGGCGGCCCGTCGAGACCGCCTCGCCCTTCACGAGCATCTTCACCGGCCCGTCGTCGTGGCGGAGGTTCGCGACCTTCGTCCCCGCGCCGAGGTTCGTGTGACGACCCAAGACGCTGTCCCCGACGTAGTTCAGGTGGGGAGCGTGCGCGTCCGCCATCAGGACGCTGTTCTTCACCTCGACGCCGTGGCCGATCTTCCCGCCGGGCCCGAGGTAGGTCGCACCCCGAACGTAGGCGTTCGGCCCGACCGTCGCGTCCGCGTCGAAGTACGCGGGCCCCTCGACGACGACGCCCGAGCGGACCGTCGCGCCCGCCTCGACGACCACCGGCCCCGAGAGGTCGGCGTCGTCGTGGACGTCGCCGTCGATTCGCCCCTCGAGTTCGCCGAGCTTCCACTCGTTCGCCTCCAAGAGCTCCCACGGCCGCCCGACGTCCAGCCAGCGCTCGAACGCCACCGGCGCGACCGAGTACGCCTCGCAGGCCCGCGCGAGCACGTCCGTGAACTCAAGCTCGCCGCGCTCGGACTCCCCGACGTCGAGCCACGCCTTCGCCTCGGCGGGCAGGGCGTACGCGCCCGTGTTCACGAGGTCGCTCGGTGGCTCCGCGGGCTTCTCGACGACGCCCGTCACCCGCTCGCCGGCGTCGTCCGTGATGAGGACACCGTACTGCGTCGGGTCAGGGACTCTGAACGCGCCGACGGCGGGCGCGCGATCGTAGAGCACCGAGAGCGAGTCCTCATCGTAGAGCGCGTCGCCGTTCAGCACGACGAACGGCGCGTCCTCGAGTTTCGGCGACGCCGCGCGCACCGCGTCCGCCGTCCCGCGCTGCTCGGTCTGCGTCGCGTACTCGAGGTCGAGGCCCGCGTGCGTCTCGCCGAACTGCTCGCGAACCGAGTCGTCGTCCGACTGGACGACGAGGACGACGCGCGACGCGCCCGCCGCCGCGGCCGCCTCGACGGTGTGCGCGACGAGCGGCCGTCCCGCCACCGGGAGCATCGGCTTCAGCTGGCGGTCCGTCAGCGGCCGCATCCGCGTCCCGCGACCCGCGGCGAGAACGACTGTCTGCATGAGTCGACCATCGACGACGGGATATAAAGAACCACGTCTATCGCGCCCCCGTCGAGTCGTCAGCCCGTGACGCGGCGGCGCGCCGCGACGTGCCTCACCCGAGCGGCGTCCCGGCCTCGCCGAGCGCGCGCAACCCGCCGGTGGTCGCCGAGGAGTGCGTGACGTCGACGTCGCTCGCGGCGCCCTCGTAGAACGACGGCTTCGCGGGATCGTTGGGGGCGCTGAGGTTCACGACGTTCGACGCGAAGCTCCCGCCGAGGCCGTAGTACGGGCCGAGCCGCTTGCGCGCGGGGTCGTTTCCGTTGTAGGCGTCGTGGCCGAGTTCGTAGACGTAGTCGGTGGTGCCCGTGATCTGCTTCACGTCGCCGATGGTGGCGGTGCCGTTGCCGAGGAGGCGCACGAGCGCGCTCGGCGTCGTGGGGTTCGACGTCGGCTCCCAGTGGATGCTCTCGAAGCGCACCTGCGCGTCCCACGTCTGGTGGAGGACGGTGCCCGCGCTCCCGCCCATCGTGAGGTAGTCGACGGTCTGCGTGCCGCCGCGCGTGAAGAACACCGTCGTGTTCCGCCCGCTCGACTCCGCGATTGGGTAGGCGGCGATGGTGCCGAACCAGTTCGCCGGGCCGTACCACGAGCGGAACTCGAAGAGCCCGTCCTCGTCGCCGGCGTCGCAGTCGTAGACCGTGAGTTCCTCGTGGCGGCACTGGAAGGGGCCGACGCCCTCCTCAACACGGTAGACGGAGTTCGTCCACCCCCAGAGGACGAGGCGGCCGATGTGGAGGTTCTGCGTGTCGCCGCTCACGTGGTGGATGGCGACGCCGGAGTTCGTCCCGGGCCCGGGGCCGTTCAGCGCGAACCCGTCGAGGTGCGCGTGGTCGACGCCGCCCGCCTCGTCGAAGACGACGCCGCCGACGCCGGCGAGGGTGATGTTCACCTTCGAGATGTCGGGCCCGAAACCCCGGATCTCGGTGTTGCTCGGGACGGTGATGCTCCCAGCTTCGCTGATGGAGTTCGGCGGGAGGCGGACGGTGCCGCCGCCGTTCGCGTCGAGGAGGTCGACGGCGTCCTGAACGGGCGTGTCGGTGTCGGCGGGGTCGACGGTCTGTGGCGCGGCGAGCTGGCGCGCAAGGACGACGAGGTCCCCCTTCACGAGCGCGTCGGTCACGCCACCGTCGAGGTCGCTCGTCAGCGACCCGAGCGCGTTCCACCTCGCGCCGTCCCCGACGTAGACGCGGCCCGTGTCGGTCGCGAGGAACTTCGAGTTCTCCTTTGGCGCGTAGTTCGTCCGGTTCGCGTCCGCGTCCCGGACCTCGACGTCGGCGTCGAGCGCCTCGAAGTTCGCGTTCAGCGGGACGTGCCAGTCGGTCGTGCCCTCGGCGGGCGTGTTGTAGCTGTGGTTCTCGGTCATGGTCAGATGGTACCGCCGTAGCCGTAGGCGCCATAGCCCTGCTCGCCGTAGTCGTCCTCCGGCGAACTCGTCGTGGTGGTCGGTTCGGGCGTCGTGGTCGTCGTAGTCGGTTCGGACGTCGTTGTGGTGGTCGGTTCGGACGTCGTGGTCGTCGTCGGCGTCGCGGGGCTCGTCGTCGAGGTGCCGTCGTAGAGCGCCTTCACGGACGCGGCGGGGAGCGCGACGTCGTAGACCCGGACGTCGTCGATGGCCCCGCCCATGTCGTAGACGTCGTTCCACTCGTTGTGGCCGCGCCCGAGGTAGAGCGGGCTGTTGTCGGGACGCACCGCGCCGGACTGACTCTCGTCGCGCCCCACTTCCGCGCCGTCGTAGTAGCAGACGAGGGCGTCGCCGTCCCACGTCGCGAAGAGGTGGTGCCACTCGCCGTCGTGGGGGTCGAAGTCGGCCCACGGGTTGACGAACGCGCGGCCGGAGTCGACGCCGACGCGCGCGCGGACGCTCCGCGCGGTCTGCACGTCGAGGACGTAGCCCGACCCCCACATGTGGTCGGTGGCCTTCTGAACGACCGTCTGCTCGACGGCCGAGGAGCGCGTGCGGAACCACCCACCGAAGGAGAGTTCGGCGGTC
It includes:
- a CDS encoding glycosyltransferase family 2 protein; amino-acid sequence: MSDYPPVSVVVPYSEEYTPAWMLEEATASVDSQSVETELVVVEGDEGPAAARNEGIERAAHRHVAFLDADDTWHAEKLERQLDAMADAGVGLCVEGDPRTMDDFVHDVFVGDLTTLMSSVLVDTARVTATFDRDLSRGEDLLYVLEAATEAGVCLRPDLTTHRDHAGSVTGRGIDAEAYLTQSKRFGYRVSERVPDAQPYLPTYYTQVYADVGRAHAAAGEAARAREYFLRALRITPHPYALLGFLRTYLPL
- a CDS encoding glycosyltransferase family 2 protein, coding for MSEIDDTRDGDAPRVSVVIPAYRRAAVLPRAVDSALAQTMADLEVVVVDDGSPDDTAAVVRAYDDPRVRYVAHETNRGVSAARNTGIEAARGDYVAFLDSDDEWLPRKLERQLAVLAERGEGWVGAYCDYASADLPAGARIADAVSERVFRADAVREGGRELAEALLSMRVFMGPGSTLLVERDALADVRFDEGLSIYEDWDLVLRVLARGNLAHVPERLALVHYSGDAPADAYARNDRRYLDRNAGLVAALRERGVDVERVHRMGLVGHYLHEGRFREAARYLDARALADPGNLARLAWWTLGGIRAALRA
- a CDS encoding LamG domain-containing protein, whose product is MGERRPADDGDGGGLPLSRRDLVKLAGASTLASLAGCASVLDGTEGGDAGGVAYGYGGTPVELAHVTGNASVAVSLPAPVARWTLDEEGGRTVRDVAGGCDGTLVGDPILGRPGVRGAGSMDCRRRDGHYARVPSDPALVPTAELSFGGWFRTRSSAVEQTVVQKATDHMWGSGYVLDVQTARSVRARVGVDSGRAFVNPWADFDPHDGEWHHLFATWDGDALVCYYDGAEVGRDESQSGAVRPDNSPLYLGRGHNEWNDVYDMGGAIDDVRVYDVALPAASVKALYDGTSTTSPATPTTTTTSEPTTTTTSEPTTTTTTPEPTTTTSSPEDDYGEQGYGAYGYGGTI
- a CDS encoding glucosamine inositolphosphorylceramide transferase family protein, with the translated sequence MTGDGRRGDGTPTTHPRGRLDATSADRGVGASDAVRALRSRLGASPTLGNLAWRVGELLHHTRTERRPGRVDAGSLDGLHGGPDVPTYPTAAPESDPLSPAPAPGVVQPVLTVEDVTDVTGAHCVADPFLFCGDGEWHCFFEVYAHDREPTAVIAHATSEDGADWSYDRVVLATDDHLSYPYVFRWRGEQYMVPDAWSKDPANPAPVTLYRAREFPYGWERVAELIAPPAGLHDATLFRWEGRWWALLGDGRDVHAYHAATLDGAWMAHDANPVVSGRPAGGRPGGRPVVRDDRVLAFYQDGTDHYGGAVCAYEITALTPDTYRDRPASETPVVSASGETLGWRSGFAHQFDPWYDGEGWWCAVDGNPGLGWQATGDHHWAIGMFRA
- a CDS encoding polysaccharide deacetylase family protein; translated protein: MDIPEAVSAGKEAVWRTLAEADARLGVAAPTSQNVVLMYHSVGGSAGNTDGRVVTVEAFRELLAWLDGRYEFVDLPAVLDAGDGPRVAVTFDDAYRSVHRHALPVLREFDAPATVYVIADRVGGATERGVPYLTEAQIRELVADDLVTVGNHTRTHARLSALDEAALREEVVGAKDALEARFDCDVERFCYPYGDYTPRVVDVVRESHDYATADDGHVAPATDPHRIPRVDASQRPTVVRWELTGAAESLRRRVGGAPQGEGYADTGTRIA
- the glmU gene encoding bifunctional sugar-1-phosphate nucleotidylyltransferase/acetyltransferase produces the protein MQTVVLAAGRGTRMRPLTDRQLKPMLPVAGRPLVAHTVEAAAAAGASRVVLVVQSDDDSVREQFGETHAGLDLEYATQTEQRGTADAVRAASPKLEDAPFVVLNGDALYDEDSLSVLYDRAPAVGAFRVPDPTQYGVLITDDAGERVTGVVEKPAEPPSDLVNTGAYALPAEAKAWLDVGESERGELEFTDVLARACEAYSVAPVAFERWLDVGRPWELLEANEWKLGELEGRIDGDVHDDADLSGPVVVEAGATVRSGVVVEGPAYFDADATVGPNAYVRGATYLGPGGKIGHGVEVKNSVLMADAHAPHLNYVGDSVLGRHTNLGAGTKVANLRHDDGPVKMLVKGEAVSTGRRKLGVVLGDGAKTGINTSLNAGVKLPTDGATRPGETVMFDPDSERGRRERGGE
- a CDS encoding glycosyltransferase family 4 protein, encoding MSEADADAADYRALAVAVEHPSHVFQVRTPFNHRSLDALCEAGVGLDVVSPSPIAPPVGPYSEYRHVPRTERWGRYRVHYPRFLYALPKSRFYHVSGNSMRRRLSSFVPETFETPHDVVHTCGVYLDGYGALDYCRDNDVPLVAMTHAGDLRNYDSFTDDVQARIRETIDYASRVLTVSDELAAVARRFAPASKVETVPIGEDPSKFPTDRREAIRRELGLDPDTKVLLYVGRFEAAKGVRELVAALNQLEREDVYLAAIGHDGDLRWWFVNELGEMHHGTHAFWRMDPVAVRRWHVAADLLVHPSHTEARPTVMYEAMAAETPILGTAVGGVPEMVADGETGILVPPRDADALADAIDALLDSPDGLRAMGERGHRRLLANDWTWARHAERVREIHRDVMAE